The segment CGGTACCGTCGCCTGCACTTCGGCTTCGGCCGTCGACATGCTCGTCGTGGCGCCGGTGAGCACGACCCATTCGCCCGTCTTCGGCCCGGGTTCGCGGCCGGGGGTGGCTTGGGTGATGGCCGTGAAGGCGGCGGCGCTCGCGGCGACGCCAGTTGCTTGCAGGAAGGTACGTCGGTCAGGCTTGTGGTTGCTACGATCTGCCATGCCCACCAGCAACGAACGACCGATTGCATTTATATCTTTCCTAGACTGTCGAAAACTAATAACGAATTAACATTAACTCATCGTTCTCTGTCGTATGGAAACCGCAAGCCAGGGGCCGATCCGGTCTCGAACCCATACTATTTTTGATTTGCGCTCACGCACGTACCATTGCCGATGACCGACCCCCTCGACACCCCCGTCCTCGACGACCACATGCACCTCGACCCCGACCGCGGTCGCGGCATCGACGCCGTGGAGGACTTCCACCGCCTCGGCGGCACGCACCTCATGGTCGTGAACAAGCCCTCCTGGCACGTCCTCGACGGCCTCCCCGCCGACGAGGACGACTTCAGACGAGTGTTCGAGACCACCGTCGACGTCGTCGACCGCGCGACCGACGTCCTCGACGGCCGCGCGTGGCCCGTCCTCGGCGTCCACCCCGGCCTCGTCTCCCACCTCGTCGACGACGGCCGCGACCCCGATGGCGCACGCGACCTGATGCAGGCCGGAATCGACGTCGCCGCCGAGTACGTCGCCGATGGGCGCGCGCTCGCCCTGAAGTCCGGCCGCCCGCACTACGACGTCACCGACGCCGTCTGGGACGCGTCGAACGACGTGATGCGGTCGGCGTTCGCACACGGCGCCGACCTCGACTGCGCGGTACAACTCCACACGGAGGGCTCGACCGACCTGACCGAGGTCGCCGAGTGGGCCGAAGCCGAGGGCCTCGACCGCACGCGCGTCGTCAAGCACTACGCGCTCGGCGAACTCGCCGGCCCCGTCCCGAGCGTGATGAGCGAGACGGATCGCCTCGAGGTCGCCGCCGAACGCGACGACCCGTTCCTGATGGAGACCGACTTCGTCGACGACCCCGACCGACCGGGCGCGGTCCTCGGCCCGAAGACCGTGCCACGACGCGTCCGCTGGCTCCTCGAGAACGGCCACGACGAGGCCGTGCGTCGCGCACACGTCGAGACGCCGGCGCTCGTCTACGACGTCGACACCGAAGCGACGCTCGACCGCGCCTGAGGACCACGACCGCCGCACCGCCCGTCCGCCGCCGCACCGCCCGTCCGCCCTCGGGCGACACGTCAGGCGAGTGTCGCGTGCTGTCCGCCGGCACGGACGCCGCCGAGAGAAAGGTCTTTCAGTCGCCCGGCGTAGTCTCTCACATGAGCACTCCCCCGACCGAGTTCTACTCGGCCGAACGCTGGCAGAACTGGATCGACCGCATCGCCGACGAGGAACTCGACCCCGAGGACGAGGACTCGATGCGCGTCCTCGACCTCATGCAGGACGACGCCGCCATCGCGGTCGCGAAGGTCGTCGCCGCGTACGACGACGGCGAACTCGAGGAGGAAGAGGCCCTCGAGAAGATCGGGGAGATCCACGAGATCGTCCTCGCTGAACCCGCGTTCGACGACGAGGAGAAGCTGTTCTTCGTCAACAGCGTCCAGACGAGTCTCGTCGTCGTGTTCTACGCCGCCGAAGAGTACGTCCACAGCGGCCCCGCCGAGGACGCCAGCGTCGAGGAGTACGTGCAGGCCGCGATCGACGCCGAGAGCCAGGACGAGATGGAGGCCGCACTCGGCTACCTCGCGCAAGCCGGGACGCGCATCATCGACGGCGGCGAACTCACGCCGAACGTCGGCGACGACCTCGAATTCGGCCCCGTCACCGACTGGCTGAACGGCCTCGCGAGCCTCCAGAGCGCGATGGAGGACCCCGAGGTCGTCGAGGAAGAGGACGACGAGGACTGACTCCGGTCAGCGATCCGCGCGGCGCGGACCGCGCGAACGGGCCCATCGGGCGAGTTCGGACTCGGGGGGTGACTGCAACAAGCGTTTTAGTTGCGCACTGGTTATCAATTCCTGATGTCGCTCTGGTCGGACGACCGCGCAGCAGCCGTGCAAGTAGGCGCGATAATCCTATTTGCGTTCGTCGTCCTCGCGATCGCGGGCTACCAGGCCACGGTCGTCCCCGACCAGAACAACGAGATCGAGTTCAATCACAACCAGCAGGTCCAGGGCCAGCTCGAGGACGTCGAGGGCACGATCGGGTCGATGCCCGCGGTCGCCGACCGCCGGACGACGACCGTCGAACTGGGGACGACCTATCCCGCGCGAACGCTGTTCGTCAACCCACCCCGGCCAAACGGTCGACTTCGAACGCTTGGAACGGACGACCCCTCGGTTGACATCGAAGTCGAGAACGCGGTCGCGACGAACGACGACGTCGCTGACTTCTGGAACGGCGATATGCGGGACTACTCGACGGGTGCTCTCGTCTACGAGCCGAACTACAACGTGTACTCGCGAGCGCCGCGGACGTTCATCGAAAACTCGCTCGTGTACAACGACTTCGGCAGCGAGAGGCTGACGGTGAACTCGCAGTCGATGTTCGACGGCGACGACATCACGTTGATCGCGGTGCGTGGGTCCTACAGCGAACAGGGTGGAACGGCGTCGGTCGGCGTCAAACCCGTGAGTGCGTCATCGAAGACGACGACGGTCACGAACCCCAGTGGCGAGCAGGTGACGATAAGGATCGTGTCCCGACTGGGGCCCCAGAAGTGGCGGAAGATCCTCGAGGACAACCGCGAGTTCTCCAGTCAGAGCAGTGGCGGACACGTTGCGAGCGTCCAGCAGGTCGATACGGTAACCGTCGACGGAGAGACCGCGAACGTCATCGAGTTCCAGATGGAGGCCGACGAGTCCTACAGACTGCAGGTGGCGGGCGTCGGGGTCGGCCAGCTCTCGTCGGGAGAGCGAATGACGAACGCGTCTTACGCCATCATGCGGACAGAGAGCGTGACGACCGACGAGAACGTGGACGCGACCGTCACAGTCGAGGTCCGCGACGAGTACAACAATCCGAAGAGCGACGTACGCGTGAACGCGGCCGTCGTCGGTGATGACGACGGGATTCAGGGGAGTCTCGTGGAGACCGAACGTACCACCGACGAGGACGGCCGGGTGACGTTCACGTACGACACGACGGAGAACGTGGACGGGGACGCGAAGACGGACACCGTGCGCGTGAGTCTCGATAGCGACCCGAGCAGTGGGTTCGACGAGAGCACGCCAGAGGACGTCAAGACGACGGTGACGGTGAAGAACACGGACAGTAGTGGGACCGGTGGTGGCGGCGGAAGTGGCTCGGATACCTTCGAGTTCAGTGGGACGTCGACGAACAGCCCAATCGTGGAAGGAGAGGTGTTGTCCGTCGAGACGAGCGTGACGAATACGGATGCTGCGGAGGGCACACAGATAATTTCGCTCTCTTTCGATGGCTCGGAAGTCGATAGTAAGCCCGTGACGCTTGCCCCCGGTGAGACGAAGACGGTTACGCTCTCGTACGACTCTGCGGGAACGGTGGCGGGAGACTATGGAATCACTCTGGAGAGCGAGGACGATACCGAATCGAGGACGGTCACGATCGAAGAGCCTCCGGACACGCCGTACTTCAACGTCAAGATAGATTCGACGAACGACCCGGTTCTCGAAGGAGATACTCTCAAAGTCGACACCGTCATAGAGAACGCCGGCGATACTGAGGACACTCAGTCGATCACGCTCGACTTCGACGGGAAACAGGTCGACTCGCGGTCCGTGAACCTCAACCCTGGTGAGCAACGGACTATCACGCTAACGTATGGCACGGTGATGGGGGATGCAGGGAACGACGTCGGGATCGTGCTTGCCAGTGAGGACACGAAAGCGAACGGGGAGGTGACCGTCGAAGAGACGCAAGCGGAGTACGACGTGTTCGTCCGGGACACGAACGAGCCCGTTGCAGCGGGTGAGACGCTCGACGTCGTGATCGACGTGAAGAACACCGGGAATGGAGCGGGCGAAAAGAAGGTCACTCTCGACTTCGATCAGGACGGGAATATCGACGATCAACAGTTCGTCAAACTCGATCCCGGTGAGGAGAAACAGATCACGCTCCAGTACGACGTGCCGAGCGATCAGTCCACGGGCGATTACACGGTCGAAGCCGCAAGTCCCGACACCAGTGATACCGAGACCGTCAGCGTCCAGCAGCCGACGGACTTCAGCGTCTCCATCGACACCGAGAACACGCCGTCCGAGATCGTCGAAGGCGAAGAGTACGACGTCGTCGTCACCGTCTCGAACGGTGGTGGCTCCGGGACTGAGACGGTCGATCTCGACGTCGGGGTTCTCGGCGGCGAGACGAGAGACGTGACGCTCGACAGCGGCGAGTCGAGGACCATCACGCTGACCTACGCCAGCAAGGACGGGGATGCGGGCAGTTACTCGCCCGCGGTCTCTGCCGAGTCGGACTCCGACGGGACCAGCCTGACGATACTGGAAGACCCGAACTTCCAGGTGACGAGCCTCTCGACGAACTCGCCGATCACCGAGGCGGAGACGCTTGAGGTAACGGCCGAGATCCAGAACACGGGCGAGGTGGAGGGAACGCAAACGGTGGCCCTCGACTTCGATGACGACGGGTCGGTCGAGGACACCGTCGACCTAACGCTCGGTGCCGGTGCAACCGACACCGTGACCCTGACGTACGACGCCCAACAGGGCGACAAGGGTGACCGAGACGTGGAAGTCTCGACCGAGGACGACGTCGGGACGACCACGGTCGAGGTTCGCGAGGACATGGCTGATAGAGTCACGTACATGTCCGGAAGCGCAGATACTGGGGGCGATGACGAGGCAGTCATCTTTGATCTGCGGAACGATGGCGAGTACGACGTCGTCGTTACTGATTTCCGCGTCGAAGGTAACTTCGGTGGCGTCGAAGGGGAGCCAGTAGAGATCGATAAGCAAGGTGGCGGGGCCCCGGGAAGCCGTCCCGAAGTCGTAGTGGACGTGTTTGGGTCCGGTACTGACGGGACTGCAGATACCGGGGATGCGTTCGCCTTCGGGGCGTTCTACGGGTTCGCGGATTACGGCTCGGAGCCACAAGTGGGAGTCGATGCCGTGGCCACGTTCACATTCGAACAGTTCCGTACGTCCGGCGGTGACGCGGTTAGCTGGAATAGCGTTCAGGACGGAAGTGAGAGTTCGTACACGCTCAAGATCACGATAACCTTCGAGGACGGGTCGTCAAAGACGATATACATCGACGCCGATCTCGACAATTAAGTGAGTGATTCGGTTGTCGTTGTGGGTTCGTATCGTGCTCAGGCCGCTTGCGGTCTCGTTCACCTCGCGGTTGAACGAAACCCTTCGAAAGGAATTCGACGACCGTCGAACTATTCATCGACACGTCCATATAGCGCCCGCTGCCAGTACGGGGTATGACAAGCGTCGGTATCGATGCGGTCGAGCTGTGGACCGGTAACCTGAAGCTCGATCTCGCGGAGACGTTCGCGGTGGAGAAGGGCAAGGATCCGGCGTACTTCACGGAGGGACTCGGGTTGCGGGCGTCGTCGTTCCCGGATTCGTACGAGGACATCGTGACGATGGGCGCGAACGCGGCGAAGCGCCTGATGGATCGGAAGGGCCTGGAACCCGAAGATATCGGGCGGATCGACGTGGCGACGGAGTCGTCGTTCGACAACTCGAAGCCGCTCTCGACGT is part of the Halorubellus sp. JP-L1 genome and harbors:
- a CDS encoding DUF2150 family protein, whose protein sequence is MSTPPTEFYSAERWQNWIDRIADEELDPEDEDSMRVLDLMQDDAAIAVAKVVAAYDDGELEEEEALEKIGEIHEIVLAEPAFDDEEKLFFVNSVQTSLVVVFYAAEEYVHSGPAEDASVEEYVQAAIDAESQDEMEAALGYLAQAGTRIIDGGELTPNVGDDLEFGPVTDWLNGLASLQSAMEDPEVVEEEDDED
- a CDS encoding CARDB domain-containing protein, coding for MTTDENVDATVTVEVRDEYNNPKSDVRVNAAVVGDDDGIQGSLVETERTTDEDGRVTFTYDTTENVDGDAKTDTVRVSLDSDPSSGFDESTPEDVKTTVTVKNTDSSGTGGGGGSGSDTFEFSGTSTNSPIVEGEVLSVETSVTNTDAAEGTQIISLSFDGSEVDSKPVTLAPGETKTVTLSYDSAGTVAGDYGITLESEDDTESRTVTIEEPPDTPYFNVKIDSTNDPVLEGDTLKVDTVIENAGDTEDTQSITLDFDGKQVDSRSVNLNPGEQRTITLTYGTVMGDAGNDVGIVLASEDTKANGEVTVEETQAEYDVFVRDTNEPVAAGETLDVVIDVKNTGNGAGEKKVTLDFDQDGNIDDQQFVKLDPGEEKQITLQYDVPSDQSTGDYTVEAASPDTSDTETVSVQQPTDFSVSIDTENTPSEIVEGEEYDVVVTVSNGGGSGTETVDLDVGVLGGETRDVTLDSGESRTITLTYASKDGDAGSYSPAVSAESDSDGTSLTILEDPNFQVTSLSTNSPITEAETLEVTAEIQNTGEVEGTQTVALDFDDDGSVEDTVDLTLGAGATDTVTLTYDAQQGDKGDRDVEVSTEDDVGTTTVEVREDMADRVTYMSGSADTGGDDEAVIFDLRNDGEYDVVVTDFRVEGNFGGVEGEPVEIDKQGGGAPGSRPEVVVDVFGSGTDGTADTGDAFAFGAFYGFADYGSEPQVGVDAVATFTFEQFRTSGGDAVSWNSVQDGSESSYTLKITITFEDGSSKTIYIDADLDN
- a CDS encoding TatD family hydrolase; its protein translation is MTDPLDTPVLDDHMHLDPDRGRGIDAVEDFHRLGGTHLMVVNKPSWHVLDGLPADEDDFRRVFETTVDVVDRATDVLDGRAWPVLGVHPGLVSHLVDDGRDPDGARDLMQAGIDVAAEYVADGRALALKSGRPHYDVTDAVWDASNDVMRSAFAHGADLDCAVQLHTEGSTDLTEVAEWAEAEGLDRTRVVKHYALGELAGPVPSVMSETDRLEVAAERDDPFLMETDFVDDPDRPGAVLGPKTVPRRVRWLLENGHDEAVRRAHVETPALVYDVDTEATLDRA